A single genomic interval of Scyliorhinus canicula chromosome 15, sScyCan1.1, whole genome shotgun sequence harbors:
- the LOC119979059 gene encoding cytochrome c oxidase subunit 6B1 isoform X1, with protein MAEDIQTKLQNYKTAPFDARFPNQNQTRNCFQNYLDFHRCNKTLTAKGADTVPCEWYRRVFTSLCPTSWISKWNDQLEAGTFPGKI; from the exons ATGGCGGAAGATATCCAGACCAAGTTGCAGAATTACAAGACGGCGCCTTTTGATGCCAGGTTTCCCAACCAAAACCAAACCAGAAACTGCTTCCAAAACTACCTGG ACTTCCATCGTTGTAATAAAACACTAACTGCAAAAGGTGCTGATACTGTTCCTTGCGAATGGTATCGCAGAGTGTTCACGTCACTCTGCCCAACTTCATGG ATAAGCAAGTGGAATGATCAGCTGGAAGCGGGCACATTCCCTGGAAAAATCTAA
- the LOC119979059 gene encoding cytochrome c oxidase subunit 6B1 isoform X2, whose amino-acid sequence MAEDIQTKLQNYKTAPFDARFPNQNQTRNCFQNYLDFHRCNKTLTAKGADTVPCEWYRRVFTSLCPTSWV is encoded by the exons ATGGCGGAAGATATCCAGACCAAGTTGCAGAATTACAAGACGGCGCCTTTTGATGCCAGGTTTCCCAACCAAAACCAAACCAGAAACTGCTTCCAAAACTACCTGG ACTTCCATCGTTGTAATAAAACACTAACTGCAAAAGGTGCTGATACTGTTCCTTGCGAATGGTATCGCAGAGTGTTCACGTCACTCTGCCCAACTTCATGGGTATGA